The Alosa sapidissima isolate fAloSap1 chromosome 17, fAloSap1.pri, whole genome shotgun sequence DNA segment TACTAACTATCTGTCTACAGTGAAATATATTAAATAGGTAATACCTGCCTGAGTGTAGCGCAGTGGTTCTGAACCGGTGTGCCGAGGCAAAGGGAAAGGGGGGGTGTGCCGTGGAATTTTCGTATATAAACCAAAATGCGTTTTTACGCAGGCTCGTAATCATAAGGCAGGTGTTATAGCCTAATATAATctacaaatacattatgcagcTCAGTCAATAtcatgtgtgcatacagtataccTATGGCAGTGGTCTCAACTCATGAACACTGTGTAGAAAAGAGCCAACACCCCTGTTACAACTTGTAGCAATGTGTGTGACATGCTTCAGTGCATCAGTAACCATAAGTCAGTGCGCCTTAGTGCATTTTGGTTTGCCTGTTGATGTGCCTTAGCCCCATAAAGGTTGAGAAGCCTCTGGTGTAGAACATCTGATAATAATGAATTACAGCATGAAAAAATCTGCTTTGAGTATAACAGTACCAGTCTGTATTATCAGCTTATCAGTATTAGTAGCTTAACAGTAAGAAGATCACGTATCTCCGCTCTATCCCACCTGATACTTAGGCGCGTTGTTGCATTGTGGGAAGTTGCCATTAACTTCTCCGTTATGAAGGAGGTTGTTGTCCACCAAGTTCCATCCCCAACTCTGATCGTCACTCCCAAGGAGAGCTACATAACCTTGGCACTGCATGGGGGCCCGTTTGGTGGCGATGCCTATGACAGCCACGGTGCCCAAGGGTCCCTCCCACCAAATCTCCCAGGCATGTCGGCCCTCGGTGAAACCAATCTTCCCGCGAGCGCCGTCAGTGCTCTGGGCGATGGGGTTCCGATGAAGAGTAAATCCATTCTTCTTCACGTAGACGTTCCGCGAGCAGTCATGGGAGCTGAGAGCGTGTTGCAGAGATTTCAACTGGAAAGAAATGAAAGTGGATTTACAAAACATAGACTACTACACAAAGTAATATTTACCATTAAGAAATATAATGGCTGTTCACAAACTGCCCGTCGGTGGGACAGACATGATAGAATAATGACTACAGCTCAAACTTAAGAGACAGGATAAACAAAAGGGTTGCCAAACATGATGCTCAAGCTCCACCggtttctttttaataatttgGAGGCTAAAGTTGCAGAGCACTTACTGCTTAAGAAATAGTTATAGCCTAAATTAACCACTGATCTCAAAAGAATAGCCGTTATTTATTTTGAGAGATCAGTGTTTACAGAATCACTTTCAGCCGATTAAACAGAGTTTAAATCTTTTTAAAAACCTTTCCCGTAGATTCCGCGTAAATAAGCATGCAATGTATGCTAATTACCAAAATACTAGATATCGAGCGTCAGGCTATGGTTATATCCAATTGTAAGCTAATGTAGATGGTTAGCTTAGCTGAGACAGTCAGTTAGCTAACTGATGTCATTGTGGCCCAGCTAAACTAGCAACAAATCTAAGGTCTTTCTCAATTACAACCACCGTTCAAAATGTAACCCAGAGGCATCTGCATTCTTTACATAATGGCACTCATGACTTGTGTAAATCCAAACAGCAATTTAACTATTTGGCTTGTTGACGTTACCTTGCCCTTATAAGTCGGTATGTTGCAGAGAATGTCAGAGCGAAGAGCCTCTTCAGTGAGGGAGCGGGCGCAGAGGCTCCGCCACACCTCACTGTTTTCATCTGCTAGGACGCTGTTCCAATGCCAGCAAACTAAAGTACAGCGCATCAAGTCCGGTAAATCTAGATAAGAAAACAAATGCTCCAACACCCGAGATGGTAACCTTCCTGCTATGCCCACGCACCCGCCGACTGCGCCAGAGACAAACCCAGTCGAGCTACAACTTGCAGCTGCAGCACCGATGCAAGATGACGCCCCTCCGCCAACCGCTCCAGACATTCTCTGATTGATCAATGTAACTAACCGATAATATTTGGCGGATCACACCAAAATCTAAATCGGGAAATCATGGATTAATCAGAGGAGGATTGTTCTGATCCAGACTAAATTATGTCAGCTCTCTTCATAATTCAATGGACCTAGCCCGCTGACAACAGCGTGAGGGCTACGGACAGGAAAAGGGACCAATACAAATGTATGGGAATACAAGACAGGTCCTGGGAGTGTATATACGGAAATAAAGAGCCAGAGAACCTTATCATGTTTATCATGTGACAGTGTCATCTAAAAcggttttaaatgtttttaaacgtattgtgatttaaaaaaaaagctatttcACTAGTGGTTATTTCCTATGACTTTCCAAACTTTTATACATCTGCAAGGGCCTTAAGAAGGACAACCCTTGTACCAGAGAAGGGTTCTTGCCTTGTACGCATTGCCCAACTAAATGAAGCCGTCCCCCCAGCACTGTCAACATGCATTAAATATAATTTGCGTTAATTTGAAGAAAAATGTATTAGAAAAGGAGATTCCATGGTCAGAATGACAATGTTCCATTTAATACTGGGATAGATGAATTGGTGTGAAAGGTCGGATAATGATGTCTAATCGTAGCATAactggaaaaaaaatggtcaaaGCAAACATTGAGAGTGTAAAGCGAAATGCACCGAAATTACCTTTTCGTGCCCACATCATGTGATATGGGTGTAATCGCGGTGGAGCCTCAATGAACGTACTCGGAAGTGACGCCCGTTGCTAGAGGCTTGTTGCGCAGCATTCCcaaagaggaggacagagaaagGCAGTGGAACGAAAACATCAAATTGATATCGGACAGTTGTATTTCAGGACATAGTCGCTGTCATTAATAACACTTTTACGGCCGTAAGTAACACATTCAATATGATCATATTTATAACACAGCTTACTTAGCCTTTACCTGTTGCCAAGATCTATGATATCGAGATGGATGAAGGGTGAATGAGATAACCGGGGTCGGCGAGATGCTGAAGCAGCTCTGCATTGCAATGCAACGTCTTTGCGCGGCCTATGTCAGGCGATGGATCTTCGTTGCTATTCATGGACGCCAGAACACCTTGTTTTATTACCTCTGATGTTGAATCAGTTATCTTACTTTTAGTGACGGTGTGCGATACGTTAAGCAAATCATTACGCACGTAGTATAGCGTCAGTGTACACTGACTAACGTTAGACGAGCGAGCAACGTTAGCAATTCAGCTAGTTAATTGAAAGCCATGCTTCCTTCGACTCCACGCATGGTATCGTCATGTATTTCTGGTCGACTCTAGTGCTGCAATGATAAAATACAGCGATGTTTTTTTCCGCTTGACCTCGTCACCTTGTTCTTCTGCTGGTCACTCTTAAACTGAACACTGCTCAATTAACCTTTTAAAATGGCGCCAGTAACGTTACGTGTttactagctaacgttaactttttttttataacgaaCAAAATATGCTCATTTGCTAGCTTTATATACGTTTCGGATGTGCAGTCCTTTCATTGTTTGTCCAGAGGATTGTCCAATACTGAACGTGCTACCAACTGCTTTTTGATCTGTTTGTTTACGTTTCCGACGGTAGGCGACACACCAATAAATCGATTATCAGTCGTTCAAACATTGGGATTTGCTAAGGTCACATAGCAGGGATATTTTTTGGCTCATGTTAAAACTGGCAAAACAATGGTGAGGTCGTCACGTATTTTAAATACCCCAATTTGGCCTGTGTGTAATGCAGAAAATAGTAAGTTACTATGGtattttctctcactttctgtttcactttctctccaaggATTGAACCATGAATCCAGTCTACAGCCCTGCACCAACAGGGGTCCCATATGCTAACGCAAAAGGAATGGGATACCCAGGTAAGAACGGAATTCTAacgtttttgttgttttgatccTGTATTCTACAACCATTTGAGGTTGCCCTGAAGTGCTAGTGCATTTGTATGTCTTTGACCTTGAAGGTATGTCTATATTGCTATTGTCAGATCTAGCTTTGATCTTAATCTTTGTCTCTCTACAGCAAGCTTTCCCGTGGGTTATGCTGCTGCTCCACCCTTTTCTCCCAATATGTACCCTGGAGCAAATCCCGCCTTCCCGACAGGTAATAGACTTAGCCCAAAAGGCCATAGgtacatgggcggattatgaactttcgggcccctgggcccagatgtattaagggccccccactaattgtcgtatatgggggggggggggggtcgtgggtcgtcccccagaaattttttaatttgtttgatgtgatttcctgtattctggtgcattttggggatgacCAATAcgaaattcaatcagattcatagcctacatcctgatttgttgatattgaggcaatgattccatgcaaaggcttgggcttcaggaccccctgaccccttgggcccctgggcctgggcccggtaggcccgtgcagtaatccatccctgcataGGTACTGCATGAGAGAGTTGTAGATGAGGACGTGCCTTCTGGCTCAGTTGCCCTTGCACCAGAGTTTCATCACTCTGGATGTTGCAGAACTGCAGAATGAAGGGCGAGAAAGTGCTAGAGTATTTAGAGGCATGCTCAAGATTTTAGGATGAGTAAGTCAAAATGAGCTTGCAGCTGTCTTCTATaaaccctttcaatctgttcctggAGGGATTCTGGTTGAACCATTCAAAActaatgcagatactttgaaattaTAAGGATGATGTTCTACACAATGTCAACTTTAaaacttcttttttttaatttttttttgttttttgtttgtctccAAGTTACTATTaactcaatgttgttttctgtgccaccagAAATGCCTTTACATGTTTGTTCATGAGATTGAAAAGTGTCTATTGGCTGCTTTTTAATTTGCTGCCACAAGTATTGGACCATTCCGCTATGCGTTTCTGTGCACAATAGCAAGAGAGAAC contains these protein-coding regions:
- the fbxo45 gene encoding F-box/SPRY domain-containing protein 1; translated protein: MSGAVGGGASSCIGAAAASCSSTGFVSGAVGGCVGIAGRLPSRVLEHLFSYLDLPDLMRCTLVCWHWNSVLADENSEVWRSLCARSLTEEALRSDILCNIPTYKGKLKSLQHALSSHDCSRNVYVKKNGFTLHRNPIAQSTDGARGKIGFTEGRHAWEIWWEGPLGTVAVIGIATKRAPMQCQGYVALLGSDDQSWGWNLVDNNLLHNGEVNGNFPQCNNAPKYQIGERIRVILDMDDKTLSFERGFEFLGVAFRGLPKACLFPAVSAVYGNTEVTMVYLGKPLDG